The Arenibacter algicola region GGCATGGGTATGGGTATGATTGGCCACTTCAAAGCCCATTTTGTCCAATGCTTTTATCTGTCGCCAATTCATATACAGGGTGCTGTCCTTATAATTTGGAGGAAACTCGCATACAAAAAATGTAGCTCCAAAACCGTATTCCTTCAAAAGAGGGGCCACCACCGCATACTGACTCGCCGGGGCATCATCAAAAGTGAGCACCAGCAATTTATCGGGTATTTCCTTTTTCAATATTTGTGCATGGCCAAATAAAAAAAGATTAAGGGCAAATAGGACAAGGATGTTTTTTATCATGAAAAATTAGGTCTTGGTTAAATTTAGGAAATTTTGTTCAGTATCTATACCTACTCAATTATACCAGACAGCATATCGCTCCCTCCTTAATTCCAAGGCCAAGCCTTCCTCTATTTCCAAAGCTTCCGCTCTGGTCAGAACAGGATCTATATGATTGTATAGGCTAGGCCTTAGATAAAGCCCGTATTTCTCCACAATGTTGGACGATAATTTATGCCCCTTCTTGTTTCTATATCCGGTCTTGTGCTGTTCAAATCGCTCCTTGGGGGTTTTGGAGGTCATACCCACATAAAGGCATTCCAATACTCCGTTAAATTGGGGATTGGCAGCCCTAAACTTCGCATTCTCTGTAAATACACGTTTGGATAATTCCACAACATAGACTCGGTAAAGGGTTTTGGACATGGTAGAATATTGATATTTGGACGTAAACTAAGTAAAATTCAAATTAATTTAAAGGCAAATTTTCCATATTGCCCTCTAATTACCAATTTTTTTACGAATTTTAAGGAGTATAAAGTGCAAATCAAATCTATTGCAAATCCAAAAAATCAATCTTAATAATGAAAAAAGAATCAAACAAACCCTTACCAATCACACGAAGATCTTTTATTAGTAAAACAGGCGTTGCCGCTGCCGGAATTACCATTCTCCCGAGTAATGTTATTTCGGGATTAGGGCATAAAGCGCCCAGTGATAAACTGAATATAGTTGGGGTAGGAGTAGGAAGCATGGGGTTTGGCAACCTTAGAAATTTACAGGGCGAAAATATTGTTGGATTGTGTGATGTGGATTGGAAATATGCAAAGAATTGTTTTGATCACTTTCCTAAAGCGAAGAAATACAAGGATTTTAGAGTGATGTATGATGAGATGGGCAACGACTTTGATGCTGTTCTGGTAGCTACGGCCGATCATACCCATGCTATTGTGGCTGCCGATGCCATGGTCCGTGGAAAACACGTTTATGTGCAAAAACCGCTTACCCATTCCGTTTATGAATCCAGATTACTGACCAAATTGGCCAAGCAGCATAATGTGGCCACCCAGATGGGGAACCAAGGGGCATCTGGAGAGGGAGTGGCCAAAACCTGCGAATTAATTTGGAGTGGTGCCATAGGGGATATCA contains the following coding sequences:
- a CDS encoding ribose-5-phosphate isomerase; translated protein: MSKTLYRVYVVELSKRVFTENAKFRAANPQFNGVLECLYVGMTSKTPKERFEQHKTGYRNKKGHKLSSNIVEKYGLYLRPSLYNHIDPVLTRAEALEIEEGLALELRRERYAVWYN
- a CDS encoding Gfo/Idh/MocA family protein, whose amino-acid sequence is MKKESNKPLPITRRSFISKTGVAAAGITILPSNVISGLGHKAPSDKLNIVGVGVGSMGFGNLRNLQGENIVGLCDVDWKYAKNCFDHFPKAKKYKDFRVMYDEMGNDFDAVLVATADHTHAIVAADAMVRGKHVYVQKPLTHSVYESRLLTKLAKQHNVATQMGNQGASGEGVAKTCELIWSGAIGDITKVESFTDRPIWPQGVNPPVQGQWVPDTLDWDLFYRPC